Within Microbacterium proteolyticum, the genomic segment CGCCTGAGCGCCGCCGTGATCGGTCTCGGCGTCGGCGAGGTACTGGCCCGAGGCCGCGAGCGCCGCGCCTGGCATCGCAGCTCCACGCGCGAGACGCGGACCCTGCTCGCGCTGGTCGTCGCCGTCGTCGGCAGCGGGCCGCTCGTCGCGCTCATCAGCGGCGGGGGACGCGGTCCTCTGTCGCTCGTCGTCGACGCGTACACGCAGTACGACGACGAACTGCTGGCGCGATGCGCCCGGGTGTCGTCGTCCGTGTGCGACGAGCAGCTGGCCCTCCTGATGACCCGCGGGCTCGGTCCGGCCCTCCTGGCCGTGACCCCCCTCGTGCTCATGCTCGTGGCCGCGTGGGGACTGCGGCTCGGGCGTCGTTCCGCCCTCTTCCTCGCGGTGTTCACCCTCGTGGCCTCCGCCGTCATCCCGGTGATCTCGTTGCTCGACGGTCGCCTGCTCATCGACCCCTGGGTCGACGGCAGCGGCGCCGAGTACGTGCTGTGGGCGGTGGCGACGGTGGTCATCCCGCTCGTGCTCGCCGCGGTCCTCGTGGCCGCACGGGGCCGTTTCCCGGTACGGGCGACGCGACGCGCGGCCCGCACCGTGGCCGTCGTCATCGGTGTGGCCTTCGTCGCGTGCGCGACGACGTTCTTCGCCGTCGAGGCGTTGGGCCGCCGATCCTTCGAACGCGACCCCTCGGTGGGCGATCTCGTGGTCCTCACCCTCCGGCGGTTCCTGCCACCGGCCTACACCAACCCCGCGGGGGCGGCGAACTTCCCGCACCACGGGCCGGCGCTCTTCGCCTACCAATGGGTGGGCGTGCTCTTCTGGGCCGTCGTGATCGCCGCGATCCTCTGGCTGTTCCGCCGCGTGCAGCGCCCCGACGCCGGTGACGCGCGCGTCTACCGCGAGCTTCTGCGGCGGGGGAGCGACACCCTCGGATTCCTCGGCACCTGGGCCGGCAACCGGCACTGGTACTCAGACGACCGGGACTGCGCGGTGGCGTACCGGCTGGTGGGCGACGTGGCGCTGGCGGTGGCGGACCCGCTCGCGCCCGAGGGCCGACGACCGGAGGCGCTGCGGGCGTTCTCCGACTTCTGCGTCGAACACGGCTGGATACCGGCGTTCTACAGCGTGCACGAGGACACCGCCGCCGACCTCGAGGCCCTCGGGTGGCGTCATGTGCCCGTCGGTGTGGAGACCGTGATGGATCTGGCCGACCTCTCGTTCGCCGGCAAAGCCTGGCAGAAGGTCCGGCAGCCGCTCACGCGGGCGGAGCGCGAGGGCTACACCGCGGTGTGGACCCGATGGCGCGAGCTCACCGTCCTGCAGGCCTCGCAGGTCGTCGCGATCGACGAGGAGTGGGTCGCCGACCGCGCCCTCCCCGAGATGGGTTTCACCCTGGGGTCGCTCGACGAGCTGCGCGACCGGGATGTCCGTCTGCTGCTCGCGGTCGGCCCGGACGGTCGCATCGAGGCCGTCACGAGCTGGATGCCGAGCTGGACCGACGGCGCGGTCACCGGCTGGACGCTCGACTTCATGCGGCGGCGGACGGACGGCCCGAACGGGATGATGGAGTTCCTCATCGCCAAAGCAGCGCTGCAGCTGCAGGAGGAGGGCGCGTCCGTTCTCAGCCTGTCCGGCGCACCGCTCGCCGAGGCTCCGGACGCGGCCGCGGACGGTGACCCGTCGGCGCTGCGCGCGTTGCTGCGCTGGCTCGCGGAGGTGCTGGAACCCGCCTACGGCTTCGCCTCGCTCTTCCGGTTCAAGGGCAAGTTCCGTCCCCGGTACCGGGAGCTGACGCTCGCGTACCGCGATCCGCTGCATCTCCCGGCGATCGGGGCGGCGGTCGGACGGGCCTACCTGCCCGATGCGTCACGTCGGGAGATCGTGGCCCTCGCCCGCTCGGCCTGGGGAGGTCGCCGATGAACCGTTTCTTCCTGTCGTTCGAGCTCATCGACTCGCCGCTGCTCGTCATCTGCGTCGTCGTGGCCGCGCTCGGCGTCCTCGTCGTCGTCCTGTGGCCGCCCCGACGGATCCTCCGGACGATCCTCGTCGGTCTGGGCGCCGGGGTCGTGATGTACGTCGTGGCCCGCGTGCTGGAGCACTTCGACGTCTTCCAGGGGCCCTTGCCCGCCGGTGCCGACTTCTGGGCCGCCGGCGGTGTCGCCGCGGCTGCGGTAGGCGTCGTTGGGATCTGCCGCCGGCCGTGGGTGCGCCGGATCGGCGGTGTCGTCACCGTCCTCGCGGCCCTGCTGGCCGCGGCGCTGGGCGTGAATGCGTCCTACGGGGTGACGCACAACCTCGCCGCCATCCTCGGCGTGCAGGCTCTCGACCCGGCATCCCTCCCGCAACAGGAAGCCGCGGCGGGGGACCCCGCGACCCTCTACCAGACCTGGGAACCGCCCGCCGACATGCCCGCGAAGGGGACGGTCAGCGCCCTCACCGGCAGCACCAGGATCCCGACGGGACAGTACGCGGCGCGGGACGCCTCGCTCTACCTTCCCCCCGCGGCCCAGGTCGCGAATCCGCCGGCATTGCCGCTCCTGGTGTTCATGATGGGGCAGCCCGGATCACCCGACCCGACCTCGCTCGCGAAGGCACTCGACGCGTTCGCGGCGACGAACAAGGGTCTCGCTCCCATCGCGATCGTCGTCGATCAGCTCACCGCCCCCGACCGCGACCCCGCGTGCGTCGACTCGAGCAAGTACGGTGCCGTCGCGACGTACATCAACCAGCTGGTTCCGCAATGGGCGGAGCAGAACCTCAACATCGTCAAGGACCACAAGTACTGGATCATCGGCGGCTTCTCCAACGGCGGCTCCTGCGCGGCCGTGTACGGCACGAAGTATCCCGAGACGTGGGGGCAGATGCTCGACGTCATGGGGAATGAGTTCCCCGGTTCGGAACATGTGGACCAGACCGTGGCGGACGTGTACGGCGGCGACGCCGCCGCCTTCCAGGCGAACAAGCCGTCGGTCATCATGGCGGCTGCGGCGCCGGGCACGTACGCCGGGCACACCGCCGTCTTCACGTGGGGCAGCCTCGACACCACCTATGGTCCGGGCCAGCTCGCGAACTCCCAGGCGGCGCAAGCGGCGGGATTCACGGTCCTCACCCACATCGTCAACGGAGCCGGGCACACCGGCGAGGCCCTCGACGGCAGCCTGGCCTACGCGATCCCGGCACTGGCTCCGGTTCTCGGGCTCGCCGCCCCGGCATCCTGAGGCCCTTCCGCACCCGATCCTGTACGACGGAGGGGCCCGGTCGCAATGACCGGGCCCCTCCGTCGTACCGCGTCAGCGCGCGAGCGCCGCCTTCATGATCTCGGCGTGCTCGTTCGCGTGCACCTTGGGCGACCCCGTCGCCGTCGACGCTGCGGAAGCGCGCGAGATGACACGGATGCCGCGCCCGCCCAGCTGATCGGCGACCTCGAGCGCGATGAACGGCCACGCGCCCTGGTTCTCCGGCTCGTCCTGCACCCACACCAGCTCGGCGTTCGGGTAGCGCTCGAGGACCTTGTTCAGTTCCTCAACGGGCGCCGGGTAGTACTGCTCGAGACGCACGAGCGCGATCTCGGGGTTCGGGTTCTTGTCGAGTTCGGCCCGCAGATCCCAGTGGATCTTCCCGGCGTGCAGGAGCACGCGCTTCACGGCGCCGCCGTCCAGGCCGCGGTCGTCGGCCAGCACCGGCTCGAACTTGCCCTCGAGGAAGTCCTCGACGGGGCTCGTCGCGCCGCGCAGTCGCAGCATCGCCTTCGGAGTGAAGACGATGAGCGGACGGCGGGGGCGCTGGTACGCCTGGCGGCGCAGGAGGTGGAAGTACGATGCCGGCGTCGACGGACGCGCCACGATCATGTTGTCCTGCGCGCACATCTGCAGGTAGCGCTCGATGCGCGCGGACGAGTGGTCGGGCCCCTGACCCTCGTAGCCGTGGGGGAGGAGCAGGACCACGCTCGACTGCTGGGCCCACTTCTGATCGGCCGACGAGATGAACTCGTCGATGACCGACTGGGCGCCGTTGGCGAAGTCGCCGAACTGCGCCTCCCACAGCACCAGGGCGTCGGCGCGCTCGACCGAGTAGCCGTACTCGAAGGCCATCGCCGCGTATTCGCTGAGCAGCGAGTCGTAGATCCAGAAGCGTCCCTGGTTCTCGCTGAGGTTGGCCAGCGGCAGCCATTCCTGGCCGTTGTCGCGGTCGTGCAGCACCGCGTGGCGCTGCACGAACGTGCCACGTCGCGAGTCCTGCCCGGCGAAGCGCACCGGGGTGCCCTCCATCAGCACTGAACCGAAGGCGAGCAGCTCGCCGAAGGCCCAGTCGATGTTGCCGTTGCGGCTCATGTCGAAACGCTTGTCGAGCAGCTGCTGCAGCTTGTTGTGCACCGTGAAGCCGTCGGGCTTGTTGACGAAGGCGTCGCCGATGTGGTGGACGACCTCGCGAGAGACGCCCGTGGTCTCGGGTGCGCCCACGACCGGCTCGTCGGACGCGTCGGCCGTGACGACCGGGTTGGCCCCGGTCTCGGCGGCGTGCGTGTCGGCGAAGGCGACCTCGAGGCGGTTCTGGAAGTCCTGCTTCGCCTGCTCGTACTCGTCTTCGGTGATGTCGCCACGACCGACGAGCGACTCGGTGTACAGACGCCGCACCGAGCGCTTCGCCTCGATGAGGTTCGTCATCAGCGGCTGCGTCATCGAGGGGTCGTCGCCCTCGTTGTGGCCGCGGCGGCGGTAGCAGACGAGGTCGATGACGATGTCGCGGTGGAACTCCTCGCGATAGAGGAACGCCAGGTCGGCGGCGCGGACGACGGCCTCGGGGTCGTCGCCGTTGACATGCAGGATCGGAGCCTGGATGGTCTTCGCGACGTCGGTGGCGTACACCGACGTGCGGGCATCGGTCGGGGTGGTCGTGAAGCCGACCTGGTTGTTCACCACGACGTGGATCGTGCCGCCGGTGCGGTAACCGCGCAGCTGCGACATCTGCAGCGTCTCGACGACCACGCCCTGACCGGCGAAGGCGGCGTCGCCGTGCACGAGGATCGGCAGCCACGAGAACGTGCCGATGGGCTTGCGGTCTTGCTTCGCGCGGACGATGCCCTCGAGCACGCCGTCGACGGTCTCGAGGTGCGAGGGGTTCGCGGCGAGGTAGACGGGGAGCTCGTCGCCGGCGTCGCCGACGAAGGTCCCCTCGGTGCCGAGGTGGTACTTCACGTCGCCCGAGCCGCGCTTGCTGCCGACGGCGACGGCGCCCTCGAACTCGCGGAACACCTGGCCGTAGGTCTTGCCGGCGATGTTGGTGAGCACGTTCAGCCGGCCGCGGTGCGCCATGCCGATCGCCGCACCGTCCATGCCCGCGGAGGCGGCGCCCTGCAGGATCTGGTCGAGCAGCGGGATGAGGGACTCGCCACCTTCGAGGCTGAAGCGCTTCTGGCCGACGAACTTCGTCTGCAGGAACGTCTCGAAGGCCTCGGCCTGGTTCAGCTTCGACAGGATGCGCAGCTGTTCGTCGTGGCCGGGCTTGGTGTACTTCACCTCGACGTTGCGCTGGAACCACTGGCGCTGGCCGGGGTCCTGGATGTGCATGTACTCGACGCCGAGCGTGCGGCAGTAGGAGTCGCGCAGCACGCCGAGGATGTCGCGGAGCTTCGCCACGCGCTTGGCGCCGAGCCCACCGGTGACGAACTCGCGGTCCAGGTCCCAGAAGGTGAGGCCGTGCGATTCGATCTCGAGGTCGGGGTGGGTGCGCTGGACGTACTCGAGCGGGTCGATGTCGGCCATGAGGTGGCCGCGGACGCGGTACGAGTTGATGAGCTCCTGCACGCGTGCGCTCTTGTCGATCCGCTCGGACAGGTCGACGCTGATGTCGGCGGCCCAGTGGATCGGGGCGTACGGGATGCGCAGCGCCGCGAAGATGTCGTCGTAGAAGCCGCGCTGACCGATCAGCAGCTCGTGGACCTTCTTCAGGAACTCGCCCGAGCCGGCGCCCTGGATGACACGGTGGTCGTAGGTGCTGGTGAGCGTGATGGTCTTGCCGATGGCCAGTTCATTGAGCGTCTTCTCGCTCGCGCCCTGGAACTCCGCGGGGTACTCCAGCGCTCCGGCGCCGATGATCGCACCCTGCCCGCGCATGAGGCGGGGGACCGAGTGCACGGTGCCGATGCCGCCGGGGTTGGTGAGGGAGATCGTCGTGCCCTGGAAGTCACCGGGGGTGAGCTTGTTCGAGCGGGCGCGACGCACGAGGTCTTCGTAGGACGCGAGGAACTCGCCGAACGACAGCGTGTCGGCGCGCTTGATGCTGGGGACCAGGAGCGCGCGCGTGCCGTCGGGCTTGGGCATGTCGATCGCGATGCCCAGGTTGATGTGCGCGGGAGCCACGACCGAGGGCTTCCCGTCGATCTCGGCGTAGTAGACGTTCTGGCTCGGGAACTCCTTGAGCGCCTGGATGAGCGCCCAGCCGATGAGGTGCGTGAAGCTGACCTTGCCGCCACGGGTGCGGGACATGTGGTTGTTGATGACGATGCGGTTGTCGATCATCAGCTTCGCCGGGATCGTGCGCACGCTCGTCGCGGTGGGAACCGTGAGCGAGTCGTCCATGTTGCTCGCGAGGGCCTTCGGCATGCCCTTGAGGACGGTGACGCGGTCTTCCTCGGTGCTCTCCGAGCCCGCGGACGGTACCGCGTTCGGGGCCTGCGCGGGGATCGGCTTCGGTGCGGCGGGCTTGGCCGTGGTGCGGGCCACGGGCGCCTGCCCGACCACCGGGATCGGCGCGGTCACGGGCTTGGGCTCCGTCGGTGCCGCCGCGGGCGGCGGGGCGGCTGCGGCGGATCCGTCGACGACCGGGTGGTACGCCTCCAGGATCGGCCACCAGGCCTTGTCTACGGAGTGCTTGTCGACCTTGAACTGTTCGTAGAGCTCGTCTACGAGCCACTCGTTCGCGCCGAACTCGCCCTCGCTCGAAGTACCGACGCCCGTCACCTGGCTCGACACAGTCGATCGCCTGCTTTCCTCGATGAAGATTCCTGTGGATGCACGCAGTCGTCTTCGTTGCGCACTCGTTCCAGCCTAGCCGAGGATTCCTGGCTCCTTCCGGGGTCTTGCCATTGATCGGATGTGGTGAGGTGGATGCCATGGAGTTCTCCGGTGCACAGCCCGATGTCGATCTCACCTACTCGGACGTCTTCCTGGTCCCGCGCCATTCCGAGGTGGGCAGCCGCCTCGCCGTGGACCTCGCGCCGGGGGACGGGAGCGGGGCGACTCTTCCCCTGGTCGCGTCGAACATGAACTCGGTGACCGGACCACGGCTCGCGGCGACGCTCGCGCGACGCGGTGGTCTCGGCGTGCTGCCGCAGGACCTGGCGCTCCCCGACCTGGTCGCCGCCGTCGGCCGGGTGAAGGCGCAACCGGTGGCCTGGGACACCCCGCTCGTCCTCCCGCCCGAGGCGACCGTCGCCGATGCCCGCCGCATCCTTCCGCCCATCGCCGGGCGCGGCATCGTGGTGGCCGAGGTGCGCCCGGACGGCGCGATCGACATCTCGCGCGTGCACGGCATCGTTCCCGCTCCGCGCCTGGCGACGGCCCTCCCGGATGCCACCCTCGGCGACATCGCGCGGCACGACGCCCCCGCGGTCGGCGTCGGCGAGGTGGGCGATCCGCGGGCCGTGTTCGCGCTCATCAGCGAAGCGGCCGTGGACATCGTCCCGGTCATCGACGGCGATCGCGTCGTCGGAACGCTCTCGGCGCGCAGCGCCCTGCGCGCTTCCGTCTACCGTCCGGCGGTCGACGCCGACGGCCGGCTCATCGTCGCGGCCGCGGTGGGGATCAACGGCGACGTCGCCGGGAAGGCTCGCGCGCTCGCCGCGGCCGGTGTCGACGTCCTCGTCGTCGACACCGCGCACGGCCACCAGGAGCAGATGCTGCGCGCGCTCCGCGAGGTCGCGGCCCTCGACCTCGGCATCCCGATCGCGGCCGGCAACATCGTCACCGCCGACGGCGTGCGCGACCTGACCGCGGCGGGAGCATCGATCCTCAAGGTCGGCGTGGGCCCCGGGGCGATGTGCACCACGCGCATGATGACCGCGGTCGGGCGGCCCCAGTTCTCCGCCGTGCTCGAAACGGCCGAGGCCGCGCGGGCGGCCGGGGCGCACGTGTGGGCGGACGGCGGGGTGCGCTATCCGCGCGATGTCGCCCTCGCGCTCGCCGCGGGCGCGGCATCCGTCATGATCGGCTCGTGGTTCGCCGGGACGATCGAGTCGCCCGGGGAACTGCTGCGGGATGCCGATGGGCGGATCTACAAGGAGTCCTGGGGCATGGCTTCGACCAAGGCCGTGCAGGGGCGGTTCGGTGGCCTCGATCCGTTCGAACGCGCCCGCAAGGAGCTCTTCGCCGAGGGGATCTCCTCGTCGCGCATCTACCTCGACCCGCAGCGGCCCGGGGTGGAGGACCTGCTCGACATGATCACCTCCGGGGTGCGATCGTCCTTCACCTACGCGGGAGCGGCGACGGTCGCCCAGTTCCACGACCGTGCCCGGGTCGGACTGCAGTCGGCCGCCGGCTACGAGGAGGGCAAGGCCCTGCCGGTCAGCTGGTGACCGACGCCGACGCCGTGACGTCGGCCTCGAGCGTGATCCACGCGCCCAGCTGGACGGAGAGATCCCGGTCATCGCCCGTCGGGAGCGCGGGTCGGCGCGGATCGGCCGGGAATGCCCCGTCGCGGCGCATCGCCCACAGCGCATCGGCGTTGCGGCGGAGGAGGCGGCGCGCGCGGTCCGCGTCCTCGCCGTCCATCCGGGAGGCGGCCACCCCGAGGTAGCGGGCCAGGATGCCGGCGAACAGGCCGCCGTCGCCGCCCCCGGCCGCGGGGAACAGGCCCTCCTCGGCGGCGCACCACCGGTCCACGGCCTCCAGGACGGTGCTGGCGCGGGTGCCGTCGCCGAGGGCGAGGGCGGCCCCGATCGCGACGCCCTGGTTGTACGTCCACAGGTCGGGACGCACGCCGCCGTGCTCGATGCCGTCGCGGACGAGCCCCGTCGCGGGATCGTCGAGGACCGCAGTCATCCACGCCGTCATCCGCTCGGCGAGGGCGCGGTGACGGCTGGGCGCGAGCACCATGGCGGCCGGTCCGTTCGCGGGGGCGTTGTAGAGGACGCTGCGCGTGCGCCACGGCAGCGCCCCGACGGCGGGGTCGAACGCCCCGGCGAGCAGTCGCGCGATGCGCGCGCGGGCACGACCGTGAGGGCGGGTCTCGGCGAGCGCGAGTCCCATCCACGCGATGTCGTCGTAGAACGGGGTGATCCAGGTCCCGGCCGTGCGCACGGTGATACCGCGCAGGAGGTCGCCGATCAGTCGTCGTCGGGCGGCCGACGGGCGGTGCCGCTCGGCCTCGGCCAGCACATGGACCAGATGGGCATGCCACCAGTAGTGCCAGGTGCGGGCGCCGTCGCCGTCCGTCGCCGCATGACCCCACGCGACGGGCCCGTACCGGTGCACGTACGCCGAGATGACCGCGTCCTCGGCGGCTGCGGCGCGCTGCTGCGTCGAAAGGGTGGCATCCATGCCCCCATCCTGGAGGGTCGGAACGGATGCCGTCGGCCCGGTGCCGGCGGGCGTGCGAGGCCCTAGAATCGGGGGCACGATGGACGACCCTCCCAGTTGTAGACCCGAGCCCCGACGACCCTCTCCCGCGCCGAGCGGGGGTGACGCGTGATGGATTACGTCATGTTGGGCGTGGGGCTGCTTCTCACGGTGGGCACGGGACTCTTCGTCGCGAGCGAATTCGCGCTGGTCAATCTGGACCGCGCCGATCTCGAATCGCGCCGCGCGGCGGGCGAGACGCGACTGTCGCTGACGATCGACGCGCTGCGGATCACCTCGACCCACCTCTCGAGCGCCCAGCTGGGCATCACCCTCACGACGCTGCTCACCGGTTACACGATGGAACCGGCGATCTCGAACCTGCTGCGCCCCGTCTTCCTCTCGTGGTCGATCCCCGAGGCGGTCGTCGTGCCGGTCTCGGCCGTGCTCGGCATCGCCATCGCCACGATCCTGTCGATGATCCTGGGAGAGCTCGTCCCCAAGAACTTCGCCCTCGCGGTCCCGCGTCAGGCGGCCAAGCTCGTCATGCCGTTCCAGGTGGCCTTCACCACGGTGTTCCGCCCCGCGGTCGCCGTCCTCAACGGCAGCGCCAACGGCGTGCTGCGCGCGGTGGGGGTGGAGCCCAAGGAGGAGCTGTCCGGTGCGCGGACGGCGGAGGAGCTCTCGAGCCTCGTCCGCCGCTCCGCCAGCGCCGGCATGCTCGAGAAGGACACCGCCTCGCTCCTGGACCGGAGCCTCACCTTCGCCCGGTTGAGCGCGGCCGACGTCATGACCCCGCGACCGAGCGTGCACGCGCTCGCCGCCGGTGAGCCCACCGACGCCGTCATCCAGCTCGCGCGCCGGACCGGGCACAGCCGCTTCCCCGTCTACGACGAGTCGATGGACGACATCATCGGCGTCGTGCACCTGAAGGCGGCCGTCGGGGTGCCCCGCGACCGACGCGGCGACGTCCCCGTCGCCGCCCTCGCCACCGAGCCGCTCCGGGTCCCCGAGACCGTCCACCTCGACACCCTCGTCTCCGAGCTGCGTTCGCGCGGCTACCAGATGGCGATCGTCGTCGACGAGTACGGCGGCACCGCGGGTGTGGTGACGCTGGAAGACCTGGTGGAAGAAATCGTCGGAGAGGTCCTGGACGAGCACGATCGATCCCGGGCCGGTGTCGTGCGCACCGCGGCATCCCTCACCTTCCCGGGCGACCTGCGCCCCGACGAGCTTCTCGACCGCGCCGGCGTGCGCGTCCCCGAGGGAGAGGTCTACGACACCGTGGGCGGATTCCTGATGGCCGAGCTCGAACGCATCCCGAAGGTGGGGGACACCGTCGAGGTCGAGGACGGCGTCCTCACCGTCCACCGCATGGACGGTCGTCGCGTCGACCGGGTGCAGTTCACCCCCGCCCCGTCCGAGGAGGGGGTCGCCGACCTCGTCCGCGCGGCCAAGGGGGGTGACCAGCGATGAGCGACTGGGCCGGAATCGCCTGGCTGGTGGTCCTGCTGGCCGCCAACGCCTTCTTCGTCGGCTCCGAGTTCGCCGTGATCTCCGCCCGACGCTCGCAGGTCGAGCCGCTCGCCGAGCGCGGGTCGCGGTCGGCGAAGACCGCGCTGTACGCCATGGAGCACGCGACGCTGATGCTCGCGACCTGCCAGCTCGGGATCACGATCTGCTCGCTGCTGATCCTGAACGTGTCGGAACCCGCGATCCATCACCTCCTCGCCGGGCCGCTCGGGCTGACGGGGCTCTCCGAGACGGCGGTCGACGTCGCCGGGTTCGTCGTGGCGCTGCTGGTGGTGTCGTACCTGCACGTCGTCTTCGGCGAGATGGTGCCGAAGAACCTCGCGTTCTCGCTGCCCGACCGGGCCGTACTGATGCTCGCCCCGCCGCTCGTGGCGGTGTCGAAGGCGTTCTACCCCGTCATCGTGGCGCTCAACTGGACCGCGAACCACATCGTGCGGCTCTTCCGCGTCGAGCCGAAGGACGAGGCGGCCTCCACCTTCACCCTCGACGAGGTCGCGACGATCGTGAACCAGTCCCGCCGCGAGGGGGTCCTCGACGACGCGGCCGGCACGGTGACCGCCGTGGTGGAGTTCACCGAGAAGAAAGCGGCGGACATCGCCGTGCCGATGGCCGATCTCGTCACACTCCCCGAGACGACCACCCCCGCCGAGATCGAGCGGGCGGTGGCGGTCCACGGGTACTCGCGGTACGTGATCGTCGACGCGCACGGGCATCCGACCGGGTACGTCCACCTCAAGGACGTCCTGCGGGTGGCGGAGGGGCCCGACGACGAGGCCGACATGGCACGGCCGATCCCGACCAAGCGCATCCACCACATGGTGTCGGTTCTGGAGTCGACCGATCTCGAGGACGCGCTGGCCCTCATGCGCCGCTCCGGTCGTCACCTCGCCCAGGTGCGCGACGAGGCCGGCGAGGTGCGCGCGGTGCTGTTCCTCGAGGACGTCATCGAAGAGCTCGTGGGCGAAGTGCAGGATGCCACGGCCCGCCGTCGGTTCGTCTGACGGCGGGGAGTGGCATCCGGGGTCCCTCGCACGAACTCCGCGATCCGCCCCTCCTCAGCGCCCCGTGACGGGTCGCGACGGAGGATGCGCGGGTCGCTGAGGTTGCGCGCTCAGTAGGCGCGCAGGTACTGGGCCGGCGCGGGAAGCTCGGCGCCGAGCTCGACCGCCGCGCGGAGGGCGTAGTGCGGGTCGCGCAGCCACTCGCGCGCGGAGAGCACCGCGTCGGCGCGCCCCTCGGCGACGACCGACTCCGCCAGGTGCGCGTCGTCGATCATGCCGACGGCGGCGACGAGGATGCCGGTCTCGCGACGCACCTTCTCGGCGAGGGGCACCTGGTATCCGGGGCCTGGCTGGATGCTCTGGTGCGGCACCAGTCCGCCGCTGGAGACGTCGATGAGGTCGGCGCCCGCGGCGGCGACGCGCTCAGCGGCGCGGACGGTGTCGTCGATGTCCCAGCCGCCGTCGGCGGCATCCGTGCCCGAGAACCGGACGAACAGCGCCGCGTCGGGGGCGGCGGCGCGCACGGCCGCGGTCACGCGCTCGAGCAGGCGCACGCGTCCGTCGAACGACCCCCCGTACTCGTCGGCGCGGTGGTTGCTCAGCGGCGACAGGAACTGGTGCAGCAGGTAGCCGTGGGCGGCGTGCACCTCGAGGACCTCGAAGCCGGCCGCGACGGCCCGGCGGGCGGCATCCGCGAAATCGGCGACGACCTTCTCGATGCCCGCGGCGTCGAGTTCTCGCGGCTCGGCGAAACCGGGGTACGCGATCGCCGAGGGGGCGACGGTCTCCCAGCCGCCGTCCTCCGTCGGCACGGACCCGCGGCCGCCGGTCAGCGGCGACGTCGTCGAGGCCTTGCGCCCCGCGTGGCCGAGCTGCACGCCCGGGACGGCGCCCCGTGCCCGGATCGCGGCCACGATCGGCGTCCAGGCCTCGACCTGGGCGTCGTTCCACAGTCCGACGTCGTCGGGGGAGATGCGGGCCTCCGGCGAGACGGCGGTGGCCTCGGCGATCACGAGGCCGGCGCCCCCGGCGGCGAACTGCGCGAGATGCACGTGGTGCCAGTCGTTCGGGATGCCGTCGACGGCGCTGTACTGGCACATGGGCGAGACCCACAGGCGGTTGCGCATGTCGATACCGCGGACGGTCAGGGGCGTGAAGAGGGTGCTCACGTCGGCCTCTCTCGTTCTAGGGTGA encodes:
- a CDS encoding hemolysin family protein; protein product: MSDWAGIAWLVVLLAANAFFVGSEFAVISARRSQVEPLAERGSRSAKTALYAMEHATLMLATCQLGITICSLLILNVSEPAIHHLLAGPLGLTGLSETAVDVAGFVVALLVVSYLHVVFGEMVPKNLAFSLPDRAVLMLAPPLVAVSKAFYPVIVALNWTANHIVRLFRVEPKDEAASTFTLDEVATIVNQSRREGVLDDAAGTVTAVVEFTEKKAADIAVPMADLVTLPETTTPAEIERAVAVHGYSRYVIVDAHGHPTGYVHLKDVLRVAEGPDDEADMARPIPTKRIHHMVSVLESTDLEDALALMRRSGRHLAQVRDEAGEVRAVLFLEDVIEELVGEVQDATARRRFV
- a CDS encoding hemolysin family protein, translated to MDYVMLGVGLLLTVGTGLFVASEFALVNLDRADLESRRAAGETRLSLTIDALRITSTHLSSAQLGITLTTLLTGYTMEPAISNLLRPVFLSWSIPEAVVVPVSAVLGIAIATILSMILGELVPKNFALAVPRQAAKLVMPFQVAFTTVFRPAVAVLNGSANGVLRAVGVEPKEELSGARTAEELSSLVRRSASAGMLEKDTASLLDRSLTFARLSAADVMTPRPSVHALAAGEPTDAVIQLARRTGHSRFPVYDESMDDIIGVVHLKAAVGVPRDRRGDVPVAALATEPLRVPETVHLDTLVSELRSRGYQMAIVVDEYGGTAGVVTLEDLVEEIVGEVLDEHDRSRAGVVRTAASLTFPGDLRPDELLDRAGVRVPEGEVYDTVGGFLMAELERIPKVGDTVEVEDGVLTVHRMDGRRVDRVQFTPAPSEEGVADLVRAAKGGDQR
- a CDS encoding GuaB1 family IMP dehydrogenase-related protein, translated to MEFSGAQPDVDLTYSDVFLVPRHSEVGSRLAVDLAPGDGSGATLPLVASNMNSVTGPRLAATLARRGGLGVLPQDLALPDLVAAVGRVKAQPVAWDTPLVLPPEATVADARRILPPIAGRGIVVAEVRPDGAIDISRVHGIVPAPRLATALPDATLGDIARHDAPAVGVGEVGDPRAVFALISEAAVDIVPVIDGDRVVGTLSARSALRASVYRPAVDADGRLIVAAAVGINGDVAGKARALAAAGVDVLVVDTAHGHQEQMLRALREVAALDLGIPIAAGNIVTADGVRDLTAAGASILKVGVGPGAMCTTRMMTAVGRPQFSAVLETAEAARAAGAHVWADGGVRYPRDVALALAAGAASVMIGSWFAGTIESPGELLRDADGRIYKESWGMASTKAVQGRFGGLDPFERARKELFAEGISSSRIYLDPQRPGVEDLLDMITSGVRSSFTYAGAATVAQFHDRARVGLQSAAGYEEGKALPVSW
- a CDS encoding glycoside hydrolase family 76 protein; the encoded protein is MDATLSTQQRAAAAEDAVISAYVHRYGPVAWGHAATDGDGARTWHYWWHAHLVHVLAEAERHRPSAARRRLIGDLLRGITVRTAGTWITPFYDDIAWMGLALAETRPHGRARARIARLLAGAFDPAVGALPWRTRSVLYNAPANGPAAMVLAPSRHRALAERMTAWMTAVLDDPATGLVRDGIEHGGVRPDLWTYNQGVAIGAALALGDGTRASTVLEAVDRWCAAEEGLFPAAGGGDGGLFAGILARYLGVAASRMDGEDADRARRLLRRNADALWAMRRDGAFPADPRRPALPTGDDRDLSVQLGAWITLEADVTASASVTS
- a CDS encoding NADH:flavin oxidoreductase/NADH oxidase — translated: MSTLFTPLTVRGIDMRNRLWVSPMCQYSAVDGIPNDWHHVHLAQFAAGGAGLVIAEATAVSPEARISPDDVGLWNDAQVEAWTPIVAAIRARGAVPGVQLGHAGRKASTTSPLTGGRGSVPTEDGGWETVAPSAIAYPGFAEPRELDAAGIEKVVADFADAARRAVAAGFEVLEVHAAHGYLLHQFLSPLSNHRADEYGGSFDGRVRLLERVTAAVRAAAPDAALFVRFSGTDAADGGWDIDDTVRAAERVAAAGADLIDVSSGGLVPHQSIQPGPGYQVPLAEKVRRETGILVAAVGMIDDAHLAESVVAEGRADAVLSAREWLRDPHYALRAAVELGAELPAPAQYLRAY